The following coding sequences are from one Brooklawnia cerclae window:
- the leuC gene encoding 3-isopropylmalate dehydratase large subunit: MGKTLSEKLWDDHVVRSAEGEPDLLYIDLHLCHEVTSPQAFEGLRLAGRDVRRPDLTLATEDHNTPTLNIDQPIADPVSRTQIETLRKNAADFGVPIHSLGDRDQGVVHIIGPQLGLTQPGMTIVCGDSHTSTHGAFGALAFGIGTSQVEHVLATQTLPQSRPKTMAVNITGSLAEGVTPKDVVLALIAKVGTGGGQGYMVEYRGDTIENMSMEGRMTICNMSIEWGARAGMVAPDQNTFDYLQGRPNAPQGADWDAALTYWRTLHTDPDAVFDAEVDLDVSGLTPFVTWGTNPGQGVPLSAVVPDPTEYGDDVARTTAQRALDYMGLTAGTPMRSIPIDTVFLGSCTNGRIEDLRLAAGVIKGRQVADGVRMLVVPGSARVREQAMAEGLDEVFVAAGAEWRAAGCSMCLGMNADQLTPGERSASTSNRNFEGRQGKGGRTHLVSPAVAAATAVIGRLAAPSDL, translated from the coding sequence ATGGGTAAGACCTTGAGTGAGAAGCTCTGGGATGATCACGTCGTCCGCAGTGCCGAGGGCGAGCCGGATCTCCTCTACATCGATCTGCATCTGTGTCACGAAGTCACGAGCCCGCAGGCGTTCGAGGGCCTGCGGCTCGCCGGGCGAGATGTGCGACGTCCCGACCTGACGTTGGCCACGGAGGATCACAACACCCCGACCCTCAACATCGACCAGCCGATCGCCGACCCCGTCAGCCGGACGCAGATCGAGACGCTGCGGAAGAACGCCGCCGACTTCGGTGTGCCGATCCATTCGCTCGGCGACCGCGACCAGGGCGTCGTCCACATCATCGGCCCGCAGCTGGGGCTCACCCAGCCGGGCATGACGATCGTGTGCGGGGATTCACACACCTCGACGCACGGCGCTTTCGGCGCACTGGCCTTCGGAATCGGCACCTCGCAGGTGGAGCACGTGCTGGCCACCCAGACCCTGCCCCAGTCGCGACCGAAGACCATGGCCGTCAACATCACGGGCAGCCTCGCCGAGGGCGTGACGCCCAAGGACGTCGTCCTCGCGCTGATCGCCAAGGTCGGCACCGGCGGCGGCCAGGGATACATGGTCGAGTACCGCGGCGACACCATCGAGAACATGTCGATGGAAGGCCGGATGACGATCTGCAACATGTCGATCGAATGGGGCGCGCGTGCGGGCATGGTCGCCCCCGATCAGAACACTTTCGACTACCTGCAGGGTCGTCCGAACGCGCCGCAGGGGGCTGACTGGGACGCGGCCCTGACCTACTGGCGGACGCTGCACACCGATCCCGATGCTGTGTTCGACGCCGAGGTCGATCTCGACGTGTCCGGCCTGACACCCTTCGTCACCTGGGGAACCAATCCCGGGCAGGGAGTTCCGCTCAGCGCGGTGGTTCCCGACCCGACCGAGTACGGCGACGATGTCGCCCGGACCACCGCTCAGCGGGCACTCGACTACATGGGGCTCACGGCGGGTACCCCGATGCGCAGCATCCCGATCGACACGGTCTTCCTCGGAAGCTGCACCAACGGCCGGATCGAGGACCTTCGGCTCGCCGCCGGTGTGATCAAGGGACGCCAGGTGGCCGATGGCGTGCGCATGCTGGTCGTCCCGGGCTCGGCGCGCGTGCGTGAGCAGGCGATGGCCGAGGGGCTGGACGAGGTCTTCGTGGCGGCCGGCGCGGAATGGCGGGCCGCGGGCTGTTCCATGTGCCTGGGCATGAACGCCGACCAGCTGACCCCTGGCGAGCGGAGCGCGTCCACCAGCAACCGCAACTTCGAGGGCCGCCAGGGCAAGGGTGGCCGCACCCATCTGGTCAGTCCGGCAGTTGCCGCGGCGACCGCCGTCATCGGGCGCCTGGCGGCGCCGTCCGACCTCTGA
- a CDS encoding IclR family transcriptional regulator, producing MDESSGVGVLDKAAMVLAALESGPMTLAGLVQSTGLARPTAHRLAVALEHHRLVGRDLQGRFILGPRLAELAAAAGEDRLLVTAGPILSRLRDITGESAQLFRRQGDARVCVAAAERPSGLRDSILVGSQLSMSAGSAAQVLLAWEEPERIQRGLAHANFSAVALTAVRRRGWAQSVAEREPGVASVSAPVRSPGGKVIAAVSVSGPIERLTRQPGRLHAAAVMAAAERLSEVLRRTGADE from the coding sequence ATGGACGAATCCTCTGGCGTGGGCGTGCTTGACAAGGCCGCGATGGTGCTGGCGGCACTCGAGTCGGGACCCATGACACTCGCCGGGCTGGTCCAGTCGACCGGGCTCGCCCGGCCGACCGCGCACCGCCTCGCGGTAGCCCTCGAACATCATCGGCTGGTCGGCCGCGATCTGCAAGGCCGTTTCATCCTCGGCCCCAGACTGGCCGAGCTGGCCGCCGCCGCGGGCGAAGACCGGTTGCTGGTGACCGCCGGCCCCATCCTCTCCCGGCTCCGTGACATCACCGGCGAATCGGCCCAACTCTTCCGGCGACAGGGGGACGCCCGGGTCTGCGTCGCGGCGGCCGAGCGTCCCAGCGGACTGCGCGACTCGATTCTCGTGGGCAGCCAACTGTCGATGAGTGCCGGTTCGGCCGCCCAGGTGCTACTCGCCTGGGAGGAACCGGAGCGCATCCAGCGCGGGCTGGCACATGCCAACTTCTCCGCCGTCGCGCTCACGGCCGTGCGCCGCAGGGGCTGGGCGCAGTCGGTGGCCGAACGCGAACCCGGTGTGGCCTCGGTGAGCGCTCCCGTGCGCTCCCCCGGCGGCAAGGTGATCGCCGCGGTCTCCGTGTCGGGGCCGATCGAACGCCTCACCCGCCAGCCCGGCCGCCTGCACGCCGCCGCGGTGATGGCCGCAGCCGAGCGCCTCAGCGAGGTACTGCGCCGAACCGGTGCCGACGAGTAG